The window TGAGCCAGTGTTTTCACGGAGCAGTAAACTACAGGAGAACAGCCCAATAATGGGGAGTGTGAGGATAAAGGTGACAAAAGGAGGTAGGCTGCTCCCACTGTCATACCGCACCTCACCTTCCATGACTCGCGCTATCACAAAGATGGTGAAATTGGGGGAAGCCAGAGGCACGGTTGTAAACTGCTCCTCAGTATTAATCGCACAATTTCACGTGTCCCTGCTAGGTATTCTGGAGGATGGAAAAGCAGTTCAGACAGGTGTAACTACAGCATCAGGCACAGCTGGAATGCCGAACACCGAGAAGAGGAACAATGGTGGTCCTCAGTGTGTGAACCCCATGGTCCATGGCACAGGAGTTAGGACACAGAGACAGAACAGCTTGAGAGCAGCAGAGGTAAGAGTATAATTATGTACCCTGATGCTCAGCACTAGCTTCAACCAggtcaaatttatttttgtgacaACTGTCTTCCTCGCTGCAGTCAGGCTGTGTTTAATGCCTTGGGGTAAGACAAAATGGCTGCACCACAGGCACAGCACGATTGAGGCTACCACCTCTGACAATGGCTCATGCCTGAATGGCCACAAAATTGATGTTTTATCTGGCAACTGGAGTAACACACACACTTGTTAACAGCAAAAAACCCTACGCTTATTTTTGTTCAGCTCAGTCCAGCTGTGGCGTGTGTTGTGCAAACTGTTTGGATTAATTATCTGAAAGGGAATGTGCTTTTCCTTAATTGCTGCTTTGCTTAAATTCCGTGCGCTGCACAAACTCTGGTTCATGTAAGGCTGGATGCAAAGCCTGAAAAAGTCAATGGGAGTCTTTTCAGCAACTTCACTAGGCTTTGGATCAgatcctcctcccttctcccactcACCGACTGTACACTTTGTCAAAGGATCACCCAGGGTAACAACAACGTATGGAAACCCAAGGGTTTGGGGCTAGACCAGAGCCCAGACGTCTCCTGTCCCGCCTCGCACAGGTTTCCACCTGCTGCCCTGTTTGTGTAGCAGCTGCTGCAGATCAAAGTCAGCCAAAGCCTGCGGCTGGGTTACTGCTTCCTTGGTTTCTCAGTTGGGAAGACCTCTCAGCACGGCGTGTGGTGGAGCTGCTACACATCCCCCATAAGAAACTGTCCCCTCTTGGGAATCACATCCTTGAGAAAGGCAAATTTAAACCCAGGGGGactaagcaaatgaaaaaaggaattggagcgataggatgaggggtaaccgttttaaactgaaagaggggagatttagattagatattgggaagaaattccttactgtgagggtggtgaggcactggaacaggttgcccagagaagctgcggatgccccatccctggaagtgttcaaggccaggctggatggggctttgagcagcctggtctggtgggaggtgtccctgcccatggcagggggttggaacgagatggtctttaaggtcgcTTCAACTctaacctttctgtgattctatgactcaccTTGCATTTGCTAACAAACAACACACTGCTACGTGTCTGTTTATACCTTCACTGCTTTATCTTTTGTACTGCTGTAGCACAGAAACATTCCCCAGTGACATGGATCCTGCTGTATCTTTCCATGAGATACCGCAGCTCCAGATGTATAGGGACGCATTCTACAGCAGCGTGACATCCAGAGCCAGGGGTTTGCTGTGAATGAAAAACATCAATGCCTGTCATAGCCATTAGCCCGCAGAGAGAAATTAATTGGTCAGGTTGGATATGGTTGAATAGAACTAACATAATTATTAATCCAATTTGAAAAAGACTTGGCCACACTTGAGAATTATAGTGTATACCTGGCATATTGTTGGAGAAAATTGTTTGTCTGATTTTGTAAGCAATCGAGAAATTACTTCTGTATTTAGCCTTACTAGGAAGCGTGGGCAAATCCCCACAACATATTAATAAGGTGAGTGTTGACTGTAAGGGGACTACTCAGTGAAGTCTGGGTTCCTCACCTGGGGCCCATGGCTTTGAATGCATCTTCCCGCCTGCTTCTGGCTAAGATACGTTCAGTGACATGTATCTGTGCTGTTGCAGCCCAGTGCAAAGAAAATGTCTGATGATAAGCAGGGCATTTACGTTATTCTGTGCATCTAATGCAGGTGTCTGAGAAATTAAGGTAACTTGTTTAGACTTCTTATAgtcaaaaaagaaatatgttttcctACAGTGAAAGTGTAGTATCTAAGTCAGGCTCCAGCTCTGGTTTGCCGTTCTGAATCTCTGTTTCTCCACTGACTGTTTAGGGAAGCGTAAGACGAGCAGGTTTCCAATTTGGACACCTAAACTTTAGGTGCCTAGAGCTGAGAATGTgactcttccttctcccctcccctctcccctcagaATGTGCCCATTTTATTAATCTGAATATTCACATTGACTACACTTTTTTATCTCCACATGCTGTAGAATACAACGCGATGCAGCACACAGTGCTCTCAGGAGACTTGGGTTCTGCCATCGACCTGTGGGATAGCAGGGGGTAAATTGCTTTAcctctctgtttctcattttctcaggCATCGAGCTCTAAAGCATCCTACTGCCTTACCCCTGCCAGCGGTTACGTGACAGGGTACAATTTGTGGTGTCGAAAGGGAAAGGTTGGACACGGGCCGCGTCTGGGAAATTTTAGTATCCTCTCATGAAGGTCATGTCAAAACAACTTGAAAGTAAAATATGCTGCTGATGAAAGGTGTCCTAATGCCACTGCAGGCAACAGAATGGTCAAGCACCCCAAAAGCAAAGGTAGCATCAGATTTATGTCACTGACTGGCAATAACCTGGTTTGATTTTCATGATACGTGTAGTCTTTGGAGAGTCCTTGTGTGAACAGGAGCACAGAGGGGGTAGATACCAAAGGAGCAGGTGTATTCAGGCTGCGGAAATCTGCAGTAATACACACCGGCAAATAAACACCAGCTTTTGCTCTCAAATCGATACGTACCTTCCATTCACGTCAGTGGAAGTTTACCAGACATTATTGCATCTGGCATCATTACCATGTAAATGAGGCCTAATTTACCTGGCATTCTTTACACTTACCAAGTGTCTCATGAAACGATGGAAGTGCAGTAATCAAACCCACCTAACTCAGCTCTGTGTCTCTGAGTGTCCTTTGCTAGACCGAGGCAGTTTGCTGCGCAGTATAGCGCGTTGCTTATGGCAACAAGCAGACAGGTTAGGCGAAGGGGAAGGATAAATTTAAAGCAGGGATGCACTGGCATGCCTCAGGCAGACTGACTTTTTTGAATATTTGGAAATAATCTGATGAAGCTCTGAAAGGTATATATTGTATTTGGGTGTTATATGCAGGCAGAACTAAGTGTTcttttgaaactgtattttcacttaagaaatataaaataaagtagaGAAAATTCTGTCTTGGGCTAGTCACGCTCAACTCCCAGTGACATCAAAAGGAACATCTAATTTCCACTTCTGGACTGAAACCAGATTTATTTGCTCCTCTTTTAGAGTACACACGTGCAGAGATGCTAATGGTAACCAAGAGGGTTGATGCTAAGCCTACTGGTATCCACAGCCTTTATAGCAGTTATAAAAGCTTGTGTCCATGCTGAATGAGAAAGTTCCTCCACATCACAGTGCTGCGTGAAGAATGTTGGAGTCTTTCTGTTTATTCAGAACTGGTTTTATATATTCGGAGGTAACTGTAAATGACTCTTTGTGCTGTCAGTGTGGAACTCACTGTACTGTGTAAAACTTTGACAGAGTAAATGGGACGCACAGAAGATGTCCACAAAAGAAGTCACCATTAATGTTACAAAAAGCATCAGACAAAGcgacagaaggaaaacaaagacttgTGTCAATTAACAAAGCAAAGTGCAAGTGAGGATGGACCTGACAATGCTTCGCTGCACTTTAAATATCATCAGTTGCTGAATATATGAGGATCTCCAGATGTTCCATGTTGAAtacagcaggcagctgctgctgagtGCCTTCAGAAACACGTCTTGTAGAAACCAGCTGCAGACACTGTAGGATGTTCAGATGTCATTTGTCTAAAGCAGTGGCACTGTGCAGACATACGCCAAAATTCATGCCATTTGGGTTTTACTAAGTCCTATGTTATCTCCTTGTGCGTGTCCCGTTCTGCATTGCTATTAGGATGAGGCTGGATGATGAGAGATACAGTTCATCGCAAATTAAAACAGGAAATGAACAAATGAATCTGCATTTTTAGTCGTAAGGGGTTTCGAGTGTGTACATTCAAACCCATGGAGTTCATTTAAAGAGCTCGCTTTCATAAAATTCAAATCCAGAGGTCTCAGAAAGAGACACATAGGTGGCTTCCACTAAATCTCTTTTAAACTGTATATATTGGTTATATGTAGTTAAGTCATATAGTAACCTTTTTACATATTAGTCTTTTAATTActtaggtttttggtttgggttttttgggttttttttctgtattggcAAAATTTACGTCTTAAAAACAGTCACTTTCATATTGATCAGCCTTACTTGAAGTTCCTATTCTTAGATGGCAGGTAGGGTTCTGGATACTTAGTTAATTTTATACATGCCTCTTTTATTATGTTTAGGCCCAGACTGACTTGGAAAAAAGTGATCATTAACATTGCATGAAAATAACCATAATTCTTAAAACCGTATTCCAATGACAGCTCCAAAGATTAACTTTATTTGATCAGATATAGTTGATTTGCTGTGCAGAACTTATATAATTGCATTGTAAGCATCCTATATCATAGTACTCCATGTCTATTATAAATATACAGCTAAAAGGAATGTAAATGTTCAGTGTAGTAAAGGCCAGGAATTAGTTCAACATATTATTTCTTAATATAGAAGTAATAATATATATTCTCTGTGAGTTTGTATGTTTATGAAGATAAAAGAGGTAAATTTATTTGCCTCCTCCACCAGACATATATAAGTATCCTTAGAGGGCCATTTAAGATAACTATTCAAAAGTTGTTCAGACCAAACAGATGGCATTGGGAAGAAAATCCATGTAAGAACTGCAAGAAGTCCTTTTTACACATAGGCAAATAAGTATAAATAGAATTGTGGGACAAAATCCTAATTTATTCTGTATTAGGATCATTTTAATAACTTGCTGCTAGGTGTGTGAGCATTTAATACTTTCCTTGGAGTACAAGTCTATGCAATAGGGAATTGTTTATTAATTATTCCAACACAAAGGCAAACTGAAATCCAGAGCCAGTGCGAGATTTTTCCGTACAATAGCATATttataacaaatatttctttttagatGTCCtaaaaatggacaaagaacttgTGCTAAGCTTTCTGCAGGTCAGTGTGTTATCTGGTAAGTGATCTTGTGCTGCACATTTACgtagaagaattaaaaaacatgGGAAATAACGTTGTGCGGGTAAGACAACAGCAGTCTGCGTATGCCCTTCCAACTTGTGGCTCTCCGCCAACTTGCAGGCAACGTTATAGCACAGGAAGGGCCTTGACTCACTCGAACAATAAACAGTGGCTGTAGCAGCTCAGCCATATTAATTTAGGAACGGATAGCCATTGTTGGTGGATGTCTACTGACCTAATTGAAAGCACGTGTTCAGGATTCTGCATTATTTGCATAGAGCAGAAGACGAACCATTTCAGGTCTGTGCCAGACTTGTAACCCCTTTCTGTTTCAAAGGATTTACTGGCAGAGAGGGTGCAGTGTAAAAACATATGATTCAGGAAAGTTACAGAAAGCGATGAACGATGCTGATGTGTGAAAAGGTAGAGGGGATtttgaaggaagggaaaagggaaggttCGTTGTGTAAGAAGCTGTTCCACAGGTAGTTGCCTTGTGTGGATACCATGTTAGGGTGAGCAGATGCAAAAACAAAGGAGTCCTGGCAGTGAGATTATTTACTAGCTAAGAAATTATTTCGTAATGATGTGCTGACCAGATGCATCCGACGGCTCAGGTCACACAACAGAAGCAAGCCTGCAGTGCTGCACAGCGCATCGGTACGAGGAACAGCCCTCGCTGCATGTCAGCAGGGAGGCAGGGTTTGAGTCTCATATTCAGAGCGTGAGATGTGACCGCTTGGTTAGCAGGAGATGGCCTTGGTACATAATTATCTGGGCAATACCACAGACCTCGCTTCTGTTGACCCCATCCTCCCTGAAGGTGGCAGCCGTGGAGTGGTGGAGGCTgactgctctgggtgacccttcTGTCTGCTCGTGGTAACTTTCCTGAGCCACTTCAAGATCCCATAAACGTGCTTATACCCTGAAACTTAACTTCAGGGCATTCAAAGACTGGATCCAACTTCTGTGGTACAAACCATGCCTAGTTACAAGCAATTTTATAAACTCTTCTCGTGTAACACGCTACAGTTCTTATTCAGTAGGTGgtaactgaaatgaaattatattaTGTTTTAGGTGGCTTCTTAGTTCTCGATGCATAAGCTTCCAGTGACCTTAATAAAACTAAGAGCACATTGTGGAGATGTGAATACTGCCTCTGTACATCGATAGCgttatttttatgctttctttacTTTATTTCTACTAAAGACGACCACCAGTAGAAACAACcaatttgtttagaaaataatatACCACTCTGTATAATTAAGGGTGACACAATCTAGTCTATACTGCTAAAGACAATTTAAAGTCCTAAAAATAGATTGCTGTGCTGGTTTTAGTGAAAGAAGCAAGCTCAAAGAATCTGGACATCTTCACTCCAGGTGGCCT of the Larus michahellis chromosome 2, bLarMic1.1, whole genome shotgun sequence genome contains:
- the BAALC gene encoding brain and acute leukemia cytoplasmic protein isoform X1 is translated as MGCGGSRADAIEPRYYESWTRETESTWLTNTDSESPPQEGGSAEAGGREPGGPRPGILEDGKAVQTGVTTASGTAGMPNTEKRNNGGPQCVNPMVHGTGVRTQRQNSLRAAESKWDAQKMSTKEVTINVTKSIRQSDRRKTKTCVN
- the BAALC gene encoding brain and acute leukemia cytoplasmic protein isoform X3 codes for the protein MGCGGSRADAIEPRYYESWTRETESTWLTNTDSESPPQEGGSAEAGGREPGGPRPGILEDGKAVQTGVTTASGTAGMPNTEKRNNGGPQCVNPMVHGTGVRTQRQNSLRAAESTHVQRC